The Macaca thibetana thibetana isolate TM-01 chromosome 11, ASM2454274v1, whole genome shotgun sequence genome window below encodes:
- the LOC126931660 gene encoding keratin, type I cytoskeletal 18-like, whose protein sequence is MGSGGLAVGMVGGLAGMGGIQNEKKTMQSLNDCLASYLYRAKSLETKNQKLESKIWEHLEKKGPQVRDWSHYFKTIEDLRAQIFAMPALFCRSTMSVLLLMTLGSSMRQSWPWPVTSIGSARSLMTPVSLGHSWRRIEALKEEMLFMKKNHAEEVKGLQAQIASSGLTMEVDDPRSQDLAKIMADIWDQYDELAWKNQEELDKYWSQKNEESTKVVTTQSAKVGAAEMTLTELRHAVQSSDIDLDSMRNLKVSLEGSLREVEARHTLQMEQLNGVLLHLESELAQTLAEGQRRAQKYEALLNIKVKMEAEMATCHRLLEDGEEFNLGDALDSNNSMQTIQKTTTHQTVDGKVLSEMKDTKVLRH, encoded by the coding sequence ATGGGGTCTGGGGGCCTGGCCGTGGGGATGGTTGGGGGTCTGGCAGGAATGGGAGGCATCCAGAACGAGAAGAAGACCATGCAAAGCCTGAACGACTGCCTGGCCTCCTACCTGTACAGAGCAAAGAGCCTGGAGACCAAGAACCAGAAGCTGGAGAGCAAAATCTGGGAGCACCTGGAGAAGAAGGGACCCCAGGTCAGAGACTGGAGCCATTACTTCAAGACCATTGAGGACCTGAGGGCTCAGATCTTTGCAATGCCTGCATTGTTCTGCAGATCGACAATGTCTGTCTTGCTGCTGATGACTTTAGGGTCAAGTATGAGACAGAGCTGGCCATGGCCCGTGACATCCATAGGCTCCGCAAGGTCATTGATGACACCAGTGTCACTCGGCCACAGCTGGAGACGGATCGAGGCGCTCAAGGAGGAGATGCTATTCATGAAGAAGAACCACGCAGAGGAAGTAAAAGGCCTACAAGCCCAGATTGCCAGCTCTGGGTTGACCATGGAGGTAGATGACCCCAGATCTCAGGACCTCGCCAAGATCATGGCAGACATTTGGGACCAATATGATGAGCTGGCTTGGAAGAACCAAGAGGAGCTGGACAAATACTGGTCTCAGAAGAATGAGGAGAGCACCAAAGTGGTCACCACACAGTCCGCCAAGGTTGGAGCTGCTGAGATGACGCTCACAGAGCTGAGACATGCAGTCCAGTCCTCGGATATTGACCTGGACTCCATGAGAAATCTGAAAGTCAGCTTGGAGGGCAgcctgagggaggtggaggcccGCCACACCCTGCAGATGGAGCAGCTCAACGGGGTCCTGCTGCATCTGGAATCAGAGCTGGCACAGACCCTGGCAGAGGGACAGCGCCGGGCCCAGAAGTACGAGGCCCTGCTGAACATCAAGGTCAAGATGGAGGCTGAGATGGCGACCTGCCACCGCCTGCTGGAAGATGGCGAGGAGTTCAATCTTGGTGATGCCCTGGACAGCAACAACTCCATGCAAACCATCCAGAAGACCACCACCCACCAGACAGTGGATGGCAAAGTGTTGTCTGAGATGAAGGACACCAAAGTTCTGAGGCATTAA